A DNA window from Paraburkholderia sp. IMGN_8 contains the following coding sequences:
- a CDS encoding TetR/AcrR family transcriptional regulator, whose product MNLFWEQGYEGTSFDQLIQAMGISPSSFYNSFGSKEQLYKEATDAYLSMSGVWFAGGLFGTADTREAFKKLLDATVVEFTRNSHPSGCMISLAGTHLPPELASIRETMTEHRADAEEMMAQRLRKGVEDGDLPSDTDVPALAAFYSAVTRGMAVQARDGGGPQKLKAIAEIAMQAWPAQRRRGKSARPKGLA is encoded by the coding sequence ATGAATCTCTTCTGGGAGCAGGGATACGAAGGAACCTCCTTCGACCAGTTGATCCAGGCCATGGGGATCAGCCCCTCGAGCTTCTATAACTCGTTCGGCAGCAAGGAGCAGCTCTACAAGGAAGCGACTGACGCATACCTGAGCATGTCCGGAGTCTGGTTCGCCGGCGGACTGTTCGGTACGGCCGACACGCGAGAAGCATTCAAGAAGCTTCTCGATGCCACCGTCGTGGAATTCACGCGAAATAGCCACCCGTCGGGTTGCATGATCTCTCTGGCCGGCACTCACCTGCCCCCCGAACTCGCTTCTATTCGCGAGACGATGACCGAGCACCGCGCCGACGCTGAAGAGATGATGGCGCAGCGGTTGCGCAAGGGCGTCGAAGACGGCGATTTACCGTCTGACACCGACGTGCCCGCGCTTGCTGCCTTCTACAGCGCCGTGACTCGCGGAATGGCCGTCCAGGCACGAGACGGAGGCGGTCCGCAAAAGCTGAAGGCGATCGCGGAAATCGCCATGCAGGCATGGCCGGCTCAACGCCGTCGGGGAAAATCTGCAAGGCCCAAGGGGCTCGCATAG
- a CDS encoding LLM class flavin-dependent oxidoreductase — protein sequence MARQIRLNAFDMNCVGHQSPGLWAHPRDTSWRYKHLDYWTDLAKLLERGKFDGLFIADVLGIYDVFNGNGEAAIRQAAQVPVNDPILLVSAMANVTEHLGFGVTCSLSYEHPYPFARRMSTLDHLTNGRVGWNIVTSYLDSAARNVGLPAQANHDERYSLAEEYLDVCYKLWESSWEDDAVVRDTTRQVFTEPSKVHPIEHHGQYFDVPGIHLCEPSPQRTPVLYQAGASKRGKDFAAQHAECIFIAAPSRAILKNFVADIRARVKSFGRDPHDVLIFNLHTVITGKTSADAHAKHADYRRYASDEGALALMSGWTGIDLSKYDLDEPLHHIESNAVQSAVEALSSADPTRVWTVREIAKWGGIGGLGPLSVGSPQEIADELQSWVEETDVDGFNLAYALTHESFADFVDLVVPELQRRGVYKTDYAEGSLREKLHGGGARLADPHPGARYRARRTTHAE from the coding sequence ATGGCCAGACAGATCCGCCTCAACGCATTCGACATGAACTGCGTCGGGCACCAGTCGCCGGGCTTGTGGGCGCATCCACGCGATACGTCGTGGCGCTACAAGCACCTCGATTACTGGACCGACCTCGCGAAACTTCTCGAACGCGGGAAGTTCGACGGCCTTTTCATCGCTGACGTGCTGGGCATTTACGACGTCTTCAATGGCAACGGCGAAGCCGCGATCCGCCAGGCCGCACAGGTTCCCGTCAACGATCCGATCCTGCTCGTCTCGGCGATGGCGAACGTCACCGAACATCTCGGCTTCGGCGTGACCTGCTCGCTGTCGTACGAACATCCCTATCCGTTCGCGCGGCGCATGTCGACGCTCGATCACCTGACGAACGGCCGCGTCGGCTGGAATATCGTCACGTCGTATCTGGATAGCGCCGCACGTAACGTGGGCTTGCCGGCCCAGGCGAATCACGACGAGCGCTATTCGCTCGCCGAGGAATATCTGGACGTCTGCTACAAGCTGTGGGAGTCGTCGTGGGAAGACGACGCCGTTGTGCGCGACACCACGCGGCAGGTGTTCACCGAGCCGTCGAAGGTGCATCCGATCGAGCACCATGGCCAGTATTTCGACGTGCCGGGCATCCATCTGTGCGAACCGTCGCCGCAGCGTACGCCGGTGCTCTATCAGGCTGGCGCGTCGAAGCGCGGCAAGGATTTCGCCGCGCAACACGCCGAGTGCATTTTCATCGCGGCGCCGTCGCGCGCGATCCTGAAGAACTTTGTCGCCGATATCAGGGCACGCGTGAAATCGTTCGGCCGCGATCCGCACGACGTGCTCATCTTCAATCTGCATACGGTGATTACCGGCAAGACGTCGGCGGATGCGCATGCGAAGCATGCCGACTACCGCCGTTACGCAAGCGATGAAGGTGCGCTTGCGCTGATGTCGGGCTGGACCGGCATCGATCTGTCGAAGTACGACCTCGATGAACCGCTGCACCATATCGAGAGCAACGCGGTGCAATCGGCGGTGGAGGCGCTCTCGAGCGCGGACCCCACGCGCGTGTGGACCGTGCGCGAGATTGCGAAGTGGGGCGGCATTGGCGGTCTGGGGCCGCTTTCGGTAGGCAGCCCGCAGGAGATCGCCGACGAGTTGCAGTCGTGGGTCGAGGAGACCGACGTCGACGGTTTCAACCTCGCATACGCATTGACGCACGAGAGCTTTGCCGATTTCGTCGACCTCGTGGTGCCTGAACTGCAGCGGCGCGGTGTGTACAAGACCGATTACGCAGAGGGCTCGTTGCGCGAAAAGCTGCATGGCGGCGGTGCACGGTTGGCCGATCCGCATCCGGGCGCGCGTTATCGCGCGCGCCGTACCACGCATGCCGAATAA
- a CDS encoding zinc-binding dehydrogenase, which yields MQRIVHTNHGEPAEVLTLEAFSDAPFLASGAALVRVSAAPVHPGDLLGVSASPAFGAAPLIPRIGRVPGVEGVGVVEALAVDIDPSHRIQVGTRVAFFPVNGAWSSRIAAPVQSLIPVPDEVSDEVAAQMLVNTLTARLAMRAGHNALPEDKREDVTVIQTAANSAVGKLLTHLLVEVGVNPILLVGSAVSAQALKAARPNLSVIVTENQGWKDELRDALANKPVYVAFDGVGGALLPDVASFLARGGTIVNYGSLGGATTDIRSIAPRALTIKGVSLFSWQFEPAAVHDADVAKALELARNFPSLFPVAERYQASDYLGALEHTYRRGRTGMVLLAF from the coding sequence ATGCAGCGAATTGTTCACACCAACCATGGCGAGCCCGCCGAGGTGCTCACGCTGGAAGCATTTTCCGATGCCCCTTTTCTTGCGAGTGGAGCGGCGCTTGTGCGTGTGTCCGCCGCACCGGTTCATCCGGGCGACCTGCTGGGCGTCTCCGCTTCCCCCGCCTTCGGGGCGGCTCCCCTCATCCCGAGGATAGGTCGAGTGCCAGGCGTCGAAGGTGTAGGGGTGGTGGAAGCACTGGCCGTTGACATCGATCCTTCACACCGGATTCAGGTCGGCACACGTGTGGCCTTCTTTCCCGTCAACGGCGCCTGGAGCTCCAGGATCGCCGCGCCTGTCCAGTCGCTGATACCCGTGCCCGACGAAGTGAGCGATGAGGTCGCAGCGCAGATGTTGGTCAACACGTTGACTGCACGCCTTGCGATGCGGGCTGGTCACAACGCGTTGCCTGAAGACAAGCGCGAAGATGTCACGGTTATTCAGACGGCTGCCAATTCCGCCGTCGGAAAGCTGCTCACTCATCTGCTCGTCGAAGTGGGCGTCAATCCGATCCTGCTCGTCGGCTCCGCGGTGAGCGCGCAAGCGCTTAAAGCTGCTCGCCCCAACCTTTCTGTCATCGTCACGGAGAACCAGGGCTGGAAGGACGAGCTTCGCGATGCGCTTGCGAACAAGCCCGTCTACGTGGCGTTCGATGGCGTCGGCGGCGCGCTATTGCCCGACGTAGCGAGCTTCCTCGCTCGCGGTGGAACGATCGTTAACTATGGCTCCCTGGGCGGCGCTACGACGGACATTCGTTCCATCGCCCCTCGAGCGCTGACCATCAAGGGTGTGTCGTTATTCAGTTGGCAATTCGAACCTGCGGCGGTGCACGATGCAGACGTGGCCAAGGCGCTCGAGCTCGCACGCAACTTCCCGAGCCTTTTCCCCGTAGCGGAACGATATCAGGCGAGCGACTACCTGGGAGCGCTCGAACATACGTACCGCAGGGGAAGGACCGGCATGGTGCTGCTCGCGTTCTAG
- a CDS encoding LysR family transcriptional regulator: MDRLRAFEVFVTVVSRGSFTRAADALETSPANVTRYVNELEAHLGTRLLNRTSRKLSLTEGGETLYARCKSILDDVAETEGLVSSASVEPRGRLRINAPVSFGILHLAPLWPEFMRKYPRVELDVALIDRVVDIVDEGYDLAIRISRAGSTNQAARKLATSRNILCASPAYLARCGYPAAPADLIEHRCIGYSYAATGDEWQLIDSESKAHAVKVNCHMHSNNGDTARAAALAGQGVIWQPTFLVGNDLRVGKLVQILPEYRLPDIDILALYSSRRHLSAKIRAMVDFLADAFGGVPP; encoded by the coding sequence ATGGATCGGCTGCGTGCTTTTGAAGTCTTCGTGACCGTGGTGAGCCGCGGCAGCTTCACGCGCGCAGCCGATGCGCTCGAGACGTCGCCCGCCAACGTGACCCGCTACGTGAATGAGTTGGAAGCGCATCTCGGCACACGCCTGCTGAATCGCACCTCACGCAAACTTTCTCTCACCGAGGGCGGCGAGACCCTTTATGCCCGCTGCAAGTCCATCCTCGACGACGTCGCCGAAACCGAGGGGCTCGTGTCATCTGCGTCGGTCGAACCGCGCGGACGGCTGCGCATCAATGCGCCTGTGAGCTTTGGGATTCTGCATCTGGCCCCGCTGTGGCCCGAATTCATGCGCAAGTATCCGCGAGTGGAACTCGACGTGGCGCTGATTGACCGCGTCGTCGATATCGTCGATGAAGGCTACGACCTCGCCATTCGCATCTCACGCGCCGGTTCAACCAACCAGGCAGCCCGCAAGCTGGCGACATCGAGAAACATCCTGTGTGCGTCGCCAGCCTATCTGGCGCGTTGCGGATACCCCGCTGCGCCAGCGGACCTGATCGAGCATCGATGCATCGGTTACTCGTACGCTGCCACCGGTGACGAGTGGCAACTGATCGATAGTGAGAGCAAGGCTCACGCCGTGAAGGTCAACTGTCACATGCATAGCAACAATGGCGATACGGCACGCGCTGCGGCGCTCGCTGGGCAAGGCGTGATCTGGCAACCCACGTTTCTGGTCGGCAACGATCTGCGCGTCGGCAAGCTCGTTCAGATATTGCCTGAGTATCGCTTGCCTGACATCGACATACTCGCGTTGTACTCGAGTCGTCGGCATCTGAGTGCAAAGATACGCGCGATGGTCGATTTTCTGGCCGATGCGTTCGGCGGTGTGCCACCGTGA
- a CDS encoding zinc-dependent alcohol dehydrogenase family protein, with amino-acid sequence MRAIQNTAFGDPVETLKLVDLPEPANPGPDEVLIAMEYAPINGNDLAVITNRFAYSTPLPSIVGNEGVGRVLQVGSNVSNVKVGDRVLPPLYALTWRERLVIPATGLIALPANVDPRQLAMLRINPPTAVLLLGRFVDLKEGDWVVQNAANSGIGRTVIALAKKRGLRTINFVRRPELVKELEEAGGDVVLVDEPGATDKAKAAVGPGNVRLAIDGLSGSAAVRLIDVLSQNGTLVSYAFTSGELVTPLNVVDLHLRGIVVRGIYIDLPEYLPYIMDAIKESAELMARGELDLPVAAVYPLADYQKAVTHAIKGGKVLLDLRSSN; translated from the coding sequence ATGCGTGCTATCCAGAACACCGCTTTCGGCGACCCCGTCGAGACTCTGAAACTCGTTGACCTTCCGGAGCCGGCCAACCCCGGCCCGGATGAGGTCCTGATCGCGATGGAGTATGCCCCCATCAACGGCAATGACCTGGCCGTCATCACCAATCGCTTCGCCTACTCGACTCCACTGCCCTCGATCGTGGGCAACGAAGGCGTCGGGCGAGTTCTGCAGGTAGGCTCGAATGTCTCCAACGTGAAGGTCGGCGACCGCGTGTTGCCCCCGCTTTATGCGTTGACCTGGCGCGAGCGCCTGGTGATCCCGGCCACGGGGCTGATTGCGCTGCCTGCCAACGTCGATCCACGTCAACTGGCCATGCTGCGCATCAATCCTCCCACGGCCGTACTTCTGCTCGGGCGCTTTGTTGACCTCAAAGAAGGCGACTGGGTCGTGCAAAACGCGGCCAACTCCGGCATCGGCCGCACGGTGATCGCGTTGGCGAAGAAGCGTGGCCTGCGGACCATCAACTTCGTACGTCGTCCGGAACTGGTCAAGGAACTTGAAGAGGCTGGTGGGGACGTCGTTCTCGTCGATGAGCCGGGCGCCACCGACAAAGCCAAGGCCGCGGTCGGTCCGGGCAACGTCCGTCTGGCCATCGACGGCCTGAGCGGTTCGGCTGCGGTGCGCCTGATCGACGTGCTGTCGCAAAACGGTACGCTGGTGAGCTATGCGTTCACAAGCGGCGAGCTGGTCACGCCGCTCAATGTCGTGGACCTGCATCTGCGCGGCATCGTCGTGCGCGGCATATACATCGACCTTCCCGAATACCTGCCGTACATCATGGACGCAATCAAGGAGTCTGCCGAACTGATGGCGCGCGGCGAGCTTGACCTGCCTGTGGCTGCCGTCTATCCGCTTGCGGATTACCAAAAGGCCGTCACTCACGCAATCAAGGGTGGCAAGGTGCTGCTCGACTTGCGCTCATCGAACTGA
- a CDS encoding SfnB family sulfur acquisition oxidoreductase produces the protein MSALAESVARETPRAVRIENDTQALDVARELAGTLAKEASLRDRERRLPYEEIDAYSASGLWGIAVPREFGGAQVSFATLAEVTAIISEADPALGQIPQNHFFMLDVLRVNGTREQQAFYFERALAGERFGNALSERGTKTVRDYHTTLTPDGEGYRINGTKFYSTGALFAQWIPIVAKAGDATLYVAFANAHTPGLKVVDDWSGFGQRTTGSGTTTLDNVFVEAAAVVPYSAAFDARPTTVGPVGQIIHAAVDLGIARAAFADARRFVRERSRPWIDSGVERASDDPLTLELFGKLALQLEAASALLERAGRRVDAAIEKSDEQTVAAASIAVAQARAATTEIALQASTRLIELAGTQATLAEHNLDRHWRNARTHTLHDPVRWKYIAVGNYYLNDVLPPRHGAL, from the coding sequence ATGAGCGCTTTGGCAGAATCCGTGGCGCGCGAAACGCCACGCGCGGTACGCATCGAGAACGACACGCAGGCGCTCGACGTCGCCCGCGAACTTGCGGGCACGTTGGCCAAGGAGGCTTCCCTGCGCGACCGCGAACGCCGCCTGCCGTACGAGGAAATCGACGCGTATTCGGCAAGCGGCTTGTGGGGCATTGCGGTGCCACGCGAATTCGGCGGCGCGCAGGTGTCGTTCGCGACGCTTGCAGAAGTGACAGCCATCATCTCCGAAGCCGATCCGGCGCTCGGCCAGATTCCGCAAAACCACTTTTTCATGCTCGACGTGCTGCGCGTGAACGGCACCCGTGAGCAACAGGCGTTCTATTTCGAGCGGGCGCTGGCGGGCGAGCGCTTCGGCAACGCGCTGTCCGAGCGCGGTACAAAAACCGTACGCGACTACCACACGACGCTGACGCCGGACGGCGAGGGTTACCGCATCAACGGCACGAAGTTCTATTCGACCGGCGCGCTGTTTGCACAATGGATTCCGATCGTCGCGAAAGCGGGCGACGCGACGCTGTATGTCGCGTTCGCGAATGCGCACACGCCGGGTTTGAAGGTTGTCGACGACTGGTCGGGCTTCGGCCAGCGCACCACCGGCAGCGGCACGACGACGCTGGATAACGTGTTCGTCGAGGCAGCGGCGGTGGTGCCGTACAGTGCCGCGTTCGATGCCCGCCCGACGACCGTCGGTCCCGTCGGCCAGATCATTCATGCGGCGGTCGATCTCGGCATTGCGCGCGCGGCCTTTGCCGATGCGCGGCGTTTCGTGCGGGAACGCTCGCGGCCGTGGATCGACAGCGGCGTCGAACGGGCAAGCGACGATCCGCTCACGCTCGAACTGTTCGGCAAACTCGCGCTGCAACTCGAAGCCGCGAGCGCGCTTCTCGAGCGAGCCGGCCGGCGCGTGGATGCGGCGATCGAAAAATCGGACGAGCAGACCGTGGCCGCTGCTTCGATTGCCGTCGCGCAGGCACGTGCGGCGACCACCGAAATCGCGCTGCAGGCATCGACACGCCTGATCGAACTCGCCGGCACGCAGGCGACGCTGGCCGAGCACAACCTCGATCGCCACTGGCGCAATGCCCGCACGCATACATTGCACGACCCCGTGCGCTGGAAATACATCGCGGTCGGCAACTACTACCTGAACGACGTACTGCCGCCGCGCCACGGCGCGCTTTAA
- a CDS encoding helix-turn-helix transcriptional regulator produces the protein MNVTSPDPKVPPSELGSLLRYWRDVRGVSQLDLSLEAGISQRQISFIESGRSVPGRDTLLTLAQTLDVPLRERNALLLAAGYAPVYSEAPWNAQEMHSVVRALERVVRQHEPFPAIVMDRHWNVLMTNDAAPRFFNCFIDMASRESPRNMLHLIFDPQGMRPFVADWDNVSRNLLQRVYRESVGHVIDGGTRSLLDELLAYPDVPRDWKTYHASSAMPAMPVIPLGFISEGVVLRYFSMVTSVGIPQTVAAQELRLECMFPADDATEARHQQLLAAHSKER, from the coding sequence ATGAACGTCACCAGTCCCGACCCGAAAGTGCCGCCGAGTGAACTTGGTAGTTTGTTGCGCTATTGGCGAGACGTGCGTGGCGTGAGTCAACTCGATCTGTCGCTGGAGGCCGGGATCTCGCAGCGCCAGATCAGCTTCATTGAAAGCGGACGCAGCGTGCCGGGTCGGGACACGCTATTGACCCTCGCGCAGACGCTCGATGTGCCGCTGCGCGAGCGCAATGCACTGCTGCTCGCCGCTGGCTACGCACCCGTGTATTCGGAGGCGCCGTGGAACGCGCAAGAGATGCACAGTGTTGTCCGCGCGCTCGAACGGGTCGTTCGCCAGCACGAACCGTTTCCGGCGATCGTGATGGATCGCCACTGGAACGTGCTGATGACCAACGACGCAGCACCGCGCTTTTTCAACTGTTTCATCGACATGGCCTCGCGCGAAAGTCCACGCAACATGCTGCATCTGATCTTCGATCCGCAAGGGATGCGCCCGTTTGTAGCCGATTGGGACAACGTCTCGCGAAACCTGCTGCAACGGGTGTATCGCGAATCGGTCGGGCACGTGATTGACGGCGGCACCAGAAGTCTGCTCGATGAACTGCTTGCGTATCCCGACGTGCCTCGCGACTGGAAGACGTATCATGCGTCGTCCGCGATGCCCGCGATGCCGGTTATTCCGCTTGGTTTCATCAGCGAGGGCGTGGTTCTTCGCTATTTTTCGATGGTAACGAGCGTTGGAATACCGCAAACTGTTGCCGCGCAGGAGCTACGCCTGGAATGCATGTTCCCTGCCGACGATGCAACCGAAGCACGCCATCAGCAACTGCTTGCAGCGCATTCAAAGGAACGCTGA
- a CDS encoding substrate-binding domain-containing protein has product MRSLLLCKSYLSRIVGALTLFSATLLAGLAAHAASLKGAPAPFEKGGVKIALVNYLSTGDFFQAYEAGAQKQAKALGIDLRIYEGRQDAAEQREQIQQAISLGVSAIVVNHGLPESLKDVVQRALDKGIKVVAFDVDLGNPKVPQIEQSDHDLAALLLDQAVKDNGDTFAAGYVYVAGFAPLDRRDAVWRDFKRAHPKIQEKARWGTVDNPIAQSVANQAAAAYRAHPDIRVVFAPYDEFARGAKLAADEANLSSKIRIYSADISTADIEAIRAPDSAWVATAATNPAVVGAVSVRAAALLVAGQDPGHRIVVKPTLITRDDLVKNNIRTIAELGAKFPAFRASDAATAPWIPAPD; this is encoded by the coding sequence ATGAGATCGCTTCTTCTTTGCAAGTCTTACTTGAGCCGAATTGTCGGCGCACTCACGCTATTTTCGGCGACCTTGTTGGCAGGGCTGGCCGCACACGCCGCGTCACTTAAGGGCGCGCCCGCGCCGTTCGAAAAGGGCGGTGTCAAGATCGCGCTGGTCAACTATCTGTCCACCGGCGACTTCTTCCAGGCCTATGAAGCCGGCGCGCAGAAGCAGGCGAAGGCGCTTGGCATCGATTTGCGCATCTATGAGGGCCGCCAGGATGCCGCCGAACAGCGCGAGCAGATCCAGCAGGCGATCAGCCTTGGGGTGTCGGCGATCGTTGTCAATCACGGCTTGCCGGAATCGCTGAAGGACGTCGTGCAGCGCGCGCTGGACAAAGGCATCAAGGTTGTCGCGTTCGATGTCGACCTGGGCAATCCGAAGGTGCCGCAGATCGAGCAGAGCGACCACGACCTGGCGGCGCTGCTGCTCGATCAGGCGGTGAAGGATAACGGCGATACGTTTGCGGCCGGTTACGTGTATGTGGCTGGTTTTGCGCCGCTCGATCGACGCGATGCGGTGTGGCGGGACTTCAAGCGTGCCCATCCGAAGATTCAGGAGAAGGCGCGCTGGGGCACGGTCGACAATCCGATCGCGCAATCGGTCGCGAACCAGGCGGCAGCGGCCTATCGCGCGCATCCCGACATTCGCGTGGTATTTGCGCCTTACGACGAGTTCGCGCGAGGCGCGAAGCTCGCGGCGGACGAAGCGAATTTGTCATCGAAGATCCGCATCTATAGCGCCGACATCTCGACCGCCGACATCGAGGCGATCCGCGCGCCTGACAGCGCGTGGGTGGCGACGGCGGCGACCAATCCTGCGGTTGTCGGTGCGGTGTCCGTGCGTGCTGCCGCATTGCTGGTGGCTGGACAGGATCCCGGGCACCGGATCGTCGTGAAGCCGACCCTGATCACGCGCGACGATCTGGTGAAGAACAACATTCGGACAATTGCGGAGCTTGGCGCGAAATTCCCGGCATTCCGTGCGAGCGATGCCGCCACGGCACCGTGGATCCCGGCTCCGGATTGA
- a CDS encoding SDR family oxidoreductase produces the protein MQRLTGKVAIVTGASAGIGRATAKLFAAEGAKVVIAARREAELETLVAEIASEGGEAAFLAGDVQSEDFAKALVALAVSRFGRLDIAYNNAGTLGEMGPTTGVSEAGWSAALATNLTSAFLGAKHQIPEMLKQGGGSIIFTSTFVGYSFAFPGTAAYAASKAGLIGLTQALAAEYGSQGVRVNAILPGAVDTPMYRGMNDTAESQAFVTGLHALKRVARPEELARSVLYLASDDSSFVTGTASLVDGGASITRT, from the coding sequence ATGCAACGCTTGACAGGAAAAGTCGCCATCGTCACTGGCGCCAGTGCGGGAATTGGCCGTGCCACCGCAAAACTGTTCGCCGCAGAAGGCGCAAAAGTGGTGATCGCGGCGCGCCGCGAAGCTGAACTTGAGACGCTCGTTGCCGAGATCGCCAGCGAAGGCGGTGAGGCCGCGTTTCTCGCGGGCGACGTGCAGTCAGAGGACTTCGCGAAAGCGCTGGTCGCGCTCGCCGTCAGCCGCTTCGGCCGTCTTGACATCGCCTATAACAACGCCGGCACCCTGGGCGAAATGGGCCCGACCACGGGCGTGTCAGAGGCTGGCTGGTCGGCCGCATTGGCGACCAATCTGACGAGCGCCTTTTTGGGTGCGAAGCACCAGATCCCCGAAATGCTGAAGCAAGGCGGTGGATCAATCATCTTCACGTCGACGTTCGTCGGTTATTCATTCGCTTTCCCGGGCACCGCGGCATATGCTGCGAGCAAGGCGGGGTTGATAGGGCTGACGCAGGCGCTCGCTGCCGAGTACGGATCGCAAGGTGTGCGCGTCAACGCCATTCTGCCCGGCGCCGTGGACACACCGATGTATCGCGGCATGAACGACACCGCCGAGTCGCAGGCCTTCGTGACCGGGTTGCATGCGCTCAAGCGGGTCGCACGGCCGGAAGAACTCGCCCGCTCGGTGCTTTATCTCGCGTCCGATGACTCGTCCTTCGTGACCGGTACCGCTTCGCTAGTCGATGGCGGCGCATCGATTACGCGTACGTGA
- a CDS encoding sugar ABC transporter substrate-binding protein, whose amino-acid sequence MTPFHKTLATLAATALTIAALSTFSVAHAQGDATSGDNTVPSLKGKRIGITAAGTDHYWDLKAYQGAIEEVKRLGGTPIALDAGRNDNRQIAQIQTLIAQKPDAIIEQLGTATVLEPWLQKIRQAGIPLFTIDTASPSSINDTTSDNFFIGEQLALKLVNDIHGEGNILVFNGFYGVPVCAIRYDQLKAVLKYYPKVHIIEPELRDVIPNTVQSAYAQVSQLLAKYPKGQVAAIWAAWDVPQVGATQAVDAAHRNEIRTYAVDGSPDVVTLVKDPKSSAAAVVAQQPSLIGKTAVDNVARYLAGDRALPPYTYVPSILVTKDNAGSIQQTLGQLSTK is encoded by the coding sequence ATGACACCCTTTCATAAAACCCTCGCAACGCTTGCCGCCACCGCATTGACGATAGCCGCCCTCAGTACTTTCTCCGTGGCGCATGCACAGGGTGACGCGACCTCCGGCGACAACACCGTGCCGTCGCTGAAAGGCAAGCGCATCGGCATCACCGCGGCCGGCACGGATCACTATTGGGATCTGAAAGCCTACCAGGGTGCGATCGAAGAAGTGAAGCGCCTCGGCGGTACGCCGATCGCGCTCGACGCCGGGCGCAACGACAACCGGCAGATTGCGCAGATCCAGACACTGATCGCGCAGAAGCCGGATGCGATCATCGAACAGTTGGGCACCGCGACGGTCCTTGAACCGTGGTTGCAGAAGATCCGCCAGGCCGGTATCCCCCTCTTCACGATCGACACGGCTTCGCCCTCGAGTATCAACGACACGACGTCGGATAACTTCTTCATCGGCGAACAACTCGCGCTGAAGCTCGTCAACGATATTCACGGCGAAGGCAATATTCTCGTTTTCAACGGCTTTTACGGCGTGCCCGTGTGCGCGATCCGCTACGACCAGTTGAAGGCGGTGCTGAAGTACTACCCGAAGGTGCATATCATCGAGCCTGAACTGCGCGACGTGATTCCGAACACGGTGCAAAGCGCCTACGCACAGGTCAGCCAGTTGCTCGCGAAGTATCCTAAGGGCCAAGTCGCCGCGATCTGGGCGGCATGGGACGTGCCGCAAGTCGGCGCGACGCAGGCGGTCGACGCCGCGCATCGCAACGAGATCCGGACCTATGCGGTCGACGGTAGTCCAGACGTCGTTACCCTGGTCAAGGATCCGAAGTCGAGCGCCGCTGCCGTGGTAGCGCAACAACCATCGCTGATCGGCAAGACCGCAGTGGATAACGTCGCGCGATATCTGGCAGGAGATCGCGCGCTGCCGCCGTACACCTATGTGCCATCGATCCTCGTGACGAAGGACAACGCCGGCTCGATCCAGCAGACGCTCGGCCAGCTCAGCACAAAATGA
- a CDS encoding carboxymuconolactone decarboxylase family protein, with amino-acid sequence MSSYPVHTIESAPTQSKPVLQQLQQAFGLIPNIAATMAASPVLINGFIGLFERVHASSLTEPQIQTLLLTNAVTNASEWPVAFHTALALKEGVRPADVDAIRHGGLPGDVGLAALSTLARTLIEKRGRLAVSDQRRFLEAGFSSEQILEVIAVVAASTITNYTGSVTQPALEATFEEFAWHAPAP; translated from the coding sequence ATGTCCAGCTATCCCGTTCACACGATCGAATCCGCGCCCACGCAATCGAAGCCCGTGCTCCAGCAACTGCAACAGGCGTTCGGCCTGATCCCGAACATCGCGGCCACGATGGCCGCTTCGCCGGTGCTGATCAATGGCTTCATCGGCCTGTTCGAGCGCGTGCATGCGAGCAGTCTGACGGAGCCGCAGATCCAGACGTTGCTGCTGACCAACGCGGTCACGAACGCCAGTGAGTGGCCGGTCGCGTTTCACACCGCGCTCGCGTTGAAGGAGGGCGTACGTCCCGCGGATGTCGACGCAATCCGGCACGGCGGCCTGCCTGGTGACGTCGGACTGGCCGCGCTGTCAACGCTGGCGCGTACGCTGATCGAAAAGCGCGGCCGCCTGGCTGTTTCGGACCAGAGACGCTTCCTCGAAGCGGGGTTCAGCTCCGAGCAGATACTCGAGGTCATTGCGGTGGTTGCAGCATCTACTATCACGAACTACACCGGCAGCGTTACACAGCCGGCACTCGAAGCGACGTTCGAGGAATTTGCCTGGCATGCGCCCGCACCCTGA